Genomic window (Nicotiana sylvestris chromosome 7, ASM39365v2, whole genome shotgun sequence):
AGTGTGTTGTATAATGATGGGAGTCAATAGTAACAGTGTCAGTTTCACCTCTTCCTCTGGACTGTTAGGTAACAGATGGAAGATAATATAATAGTGAGAGGGCTGTTTTTCTGATCCATATTTTGATTTTGGTATACAGATCTTGATGGAGCCTTGGGCTCCACTTTGCCGATGAGGATGGAAAGGTCTTTTCTGAGGCAAATTCACTCGCAAGATCAGCCGTGGATGGATGTTACTTACTTTCAGGAATGCAGTGGTTATTGAAGTCATGGAAGTTGGATTATGACCAGGTTGCTCCTTTTGTCTGCAGTAACACCATTAACCAAATAATGTCTTGCTGGTGTTAAAAGAAGACTCTCAAGGATCAAAGCTCGATCGAattgtttctttcatttcttgccttgtaattttcttttgctttccaCTACCTACTCTCTCAGAAGAGGTGGTTTAAATGGAATTTAGTGTATTGTATGTTTTTCTCTACACGTTATGTTGTGCAACTACCATAAATTGGTGTATTCTGATGGTTTGCTATCCCGATCACCCTATTACACTTTCAGACTGTCTGTATTACAGTGGATGTGAATTTGTTTCTATTTTCAGTGTTTCTTCTCTTTCTAAGTGCTTTTTGCCGGTTTGCCATGCGCCTGCCTAATTTCTCTACAGCTAATAGAACACATGTATTCATATTAAAATATAGACAAATAATTGTATATTTTCATTTCATTAATTTTGAAGAATTTGGATCTTTAAAACACTAAAAAGGTCTACATATAGTAGATAAAAAACAATGTTATCCTTTGGTGTTTTTGCCTCCTAAAACTTAGTTTGTGTGACGACAAGACCCAGGTCGACTTCAATCACTTGTGTACAAGCAAAATCTGGAAAATTAATTCCATAAACAAATTAAAATACTTCCTGAAAACACCAAGGACTACTCCTGTTTGGAAAATTAATTCCATAAACAAATTAAAATACTTTCTATGGACAGTCATATGGAATAGGCTACCCACCAAACATATGCTAGCCAAAAGAGGAATATGTCAACATATGCTAGCCAAAAGAGGAATATGTCATGACGACATCTATAGCATATGCAATAGGGAGATAGAAGATTCTGAACACATCTTCTTCCGCTGCAACTATGCAAGATCCATCTGGGCACAAACGAGAATTGACCACCTCTTCCCTGTAAACTCTTTGGATAAAGACTCCTAGTTTAATTGACTTAAAAAAATAGCTTGCATCTAAGAAATCTTTTAATAGTCACCTTCCTTGGGCAGTCCTTCTTCCTTTCCTACTTTGGTATATCTGGAACTTTAGGAATGAGATACTCTTCCAAGGAAACAAATCCCGCCCGTCCGTAGACCATCCCATTAGCAAAACTGTTGAATTCATATACATGGCAGAAAACCTAGGTATAAAACTTCCCAAGAAAACGATTCTTGTAAAATGAGAACTCCCGTCACAAATTTCTATAAACTTAATATAGATGGATCCTGCGAAGGGAATCCAGGGGTGCGAGGGGTATTTAGGGATAACAGGGGCCAGTGGACCTTGGGCTTTAACATGAGAATTGAACACGCTACTAACATATACATGGAAATCCTGACCCTGCTACATGGTGTTAAATTAGCTCTTAAGGAAAACCTCCTCCCAATAGTAATTGAGACCGATTGTCTGGAACTAATAAGCCTCCTTAAATCTAACAACTGTCTCTACCAAAATTTGCTTGACAATTGCAGGTACCTATTGGGGAAGGTGAATGATCCACCTTTGAAGCACGTCTTTAGAGAGGCTAACGGAGTAGCGGCCTATTAGCTAAGAATGGATGTAACTTGGGCACTTTTTGCTTTTTGCATACTTATGTATCCCCTCCTTCTTTTGTTTCACATGTACTAGAAAGAGAGGTCTAAGCACTTTGTTATCTAGACTGACCTCTCGTTGTAATAGCTCTTAGTTCTTGTTGTATCAATAAAATCGTCCATtgccaaaaaaaagaagcaaaatcTTAGTTTTAAGAAAAATCAAAGTCAATTTTATTATGAATTCCCTAAGTGTGTATACACACAACACTATCATAGTTTTTGTTTTCATTTACTAAAGCAATTTGCTTAATTTCACTTTTTCGTGCTATTTGTATATCACGTCTCTTTACAATTTTAAAGAGTTACTTTTTTGGCGGATAAACTAAATACAAACAATAAAAACGGAAATCAATTGTTCCATTAATGATGTACTATAGAATTTTATAGTCAAAATACTTTAAACCACCCTTAAACTTGGCTCAGATTATAAATATCCTCCCCGAACTATGTCCGGTCTTAATTACCCcctcaacttggccttttgagCCATTACCCTCCTAGACGCTGATGTGGCAAAAAGTGTGGGTGCACTCACCTGCCACGTGGATTTTTCTGTCTATGtggcattttttttgaaaaatatttttttttacatttttaagaatattattttttagataattttttccgaatacaatttataataaaacttggatacgactacattatttaggctaaatatttttatttgtccaaaaaaaagaagcaaaatcTTAGTTTTAAGAAAAATCAAAGTCAATTTTATTATGAATTCCCTAAGTGTGTATACACAAAACACTATCATAGTTTTTGTTTTCATTTACTAAAGCAATTTGCTTAATTTCACTTTTTCGTGCTATTTGTATATCACGTCTCTTTACAATTTTAAAGAGTTACTTTTTTGGTGGATAAACTAAATACAAACAATAAAAAAGGAAATCAATTGTTCCATTAATGATGCACTATAGAATTTTATAGTCAAAATACCTTAAACCACCCCTAAACTTGGCTCAGATTATAAATATCCTCCCCGAACTATGCCCGGTCTTAATTACCCCCTCAACTTGTCCTTTTGAGAGCCATTACCCTCCTAGACGCTGATGTGGCAAAAAGTGTGGGTGCACTCACCTGCCACGTAGATTTTTCTGTCTATGtgacattttttttgaaaaatattttttttttacatttttaagaatattattttttagataattttttccgaatacaatttataataaaacttggatacgactacattatttaggctaaatatttttatttgtccaaaaataataaagttttagttaatttatttttttgaatttgacctgaaaataaagatttatacaattgaaataaatagtcagaCATCTAAaagttataaaaatacatagtttgaaattagttatttggctataattttttatatagctctaaattacggtgctctattttttttattttatatattttacctaaaaaagtaaaaatacacagttgaaataaatagtcattgcatcaaaagaagaaataaaaagagtgtacaattGCAAGAAATTACAAGTGCAATTGTACActccttttatttcttcttttgatgcaatgatAATTTATTTCAACTATGcatttttttataactttttagataccttgactatttatttcaattgtataaatctttattttcaggtcaaatttaaaaaaaaagattaactaaaactttattaattttggccaaagaaaaatatttagcctaaataatgtagttacatccaagttttattataaattttattcgaaaaaaattatctaaaaaagtaatattcttaaaaaggtaaaaaaatattttattttttcagaaaAATGCCACATAGACAGAAAAATACACGTGGCAGGCAAGTGCACCCACACTTTTTACCACATCAGCGTTTAGTGGGGTAATGACCctcaaaaggccaagttgaggGGATAAATAATTTAGGAAGGATACTAATAATTTGAACCAAATTTAGGGTTAGTTCAAGGTGTACACCTTTCCTTATACTATTTGCGACTGAGTGAGGGACTGCGGGAGGACAGTGTAAAATCTGAAATATCCTCCTTTTTTTGGATTGACAAACGGCATTTATATAAAACATTTTGAATTTATTAAATCCAATAATTGAATCTCGCATTagcataaaaagaaaaaaagtgaaaaagaaagaagTCTTGCTGTAAGCCTTTAACCCGCAGATTACTTTTTCCCCAAGCACGAATTGTCTCTCCAAAAACCCATGTCAGCATTTCCTTCCATGATTGAGAGTGCCAATCAGAGACTCATCATTCATCAAAACCCTTGTGTTTCCATCAATTTCTTCAGTACTTTTACAAAAATTCTCTGTTAGTTTTGGGAAGATATAGGAAGTAAGAATGATACTACCAGTGTTCAAGCTAGGGACACTTGCCCTCAGATCTTTCTGCAAACCCATCGGCCGTCGCATTAAGAAAGAGGCTGGCTATCACCCTAGGTTCCGAACTTTCATCATCAACATCGCCCAGGTTTTGTTTCTATTTCGTTTCTTCAATTTCaattccttcaattttaccaaaTGGTCAATGGTAAATAGTGATGataatggaaaaaaaaaaagagatgactTTTAGAAAGAACTGGAGTTTTCATTATTGGAGGATTTTCAGAAATTAAATGTAAATTTTAGGAGTCAAACAGTATCCCCCTTTAATAATTACTGAGATCACTCTGAGTTTAAGCGGTTACTTATGTGGTGAAACTACATAGCTTTCGCACAAACGGTTACTTGATTGAAAGGTCTCCTTGACTGAGCTCATTTCCTGAATTTGAAGATAATTATCGTAGGTGGATGAATAATTGACCGTCGGGTGGAATTACCTAATAGATTGGAATCAGGAAACTTAAAAATGGTGATGCTAAAAAAGTACTTACCGAAGATTTTTTTGATAACCAACAAATCCCCGACAACCAGTGGCCCGCAGTTCAAAACTCGTGCATAATGGGCCATCTATattctacccttctccacttacgTACCAAACTATTGTACGTGTAGGGTTCAAACTCATGACGTGCACCTAACTACACATCACTCAATGGCTCTTACCACTAGGGCCTAAAAGAATAGCAAATAGAAAAGCATTCTAAGTGTATTTAGTTAAATACAAAACTGTAATATAGATAAATACATTTTTGTTCATCTTGTTTGACTAGGGAAAGGGATTATGATTCTATAGGAAATTGAAAACGTCAAAGTAAGTTATAGTTTATAAATTTGAAGACAAGGAGATAAGCGTCGAAGGCTGATCATGATAGTATTAGGTTTAACTTACCGTCGCTCTGCTCGCGAGCAATATACAcccaaaaaaagggaaaagaatggCTTATTGCTGCTACCTTAGTTAAGCAATTCTTGTTTGCAGTATTCTTCAATACGCTCAAAGTAAAACAACTAATTAGCTTCCATAAACTTGTTAAGACACATTTAAAATTGCATGCAAGGGGTAGCTTAATAGTCAATGAGGTGGATGCAAACCTTGGAAACCACGTTGCAAATCACAACAGAGAAAAAAAATacttggtgatttcttcccatctgcCTAAACCTTTCCGACAGAGTCACCCATTACCTCTGTTAAACTTAGAATTTTAGAAACTAGCTAGGACACTCTTCAAACTCTGAATGCATTAAAATTTCAATGAATGATctcaattttaaaagtaataagTCAGTAGGAATAAGGAATAAGACATTCAACAATCTAATCTTACTATCTCATTGCACGGTGGTATTATTcacagaaaaataataaaatcctaatcttGTAAATACTAAAGAATCAgtgcaacaataacaataacaacaaaccaAGCGTATTTCTATAAATATGGTCTAGGAGTGTAGTCTGtgcgcagaccttatccctacctttaaaagatagagaggctatttccggtAGAGCCTCGGCTCAGAAAAGATAATAGGGGAGGGGAAATGGCAAGCAAACAAATTAGAAAACCAagccaaaacacaaaactaacacTAGGTACTGCAATTAGAAAACCAAAACGAAGGCAACATCACGTAATAGCAGAAGTCTAGGAAGACGAAAACACACGAAAGACACTAAGTGGTGTACTAAAGTAGTTGTAACAAAACAAAGACAAAGCTCGACTAGCAAGTACCCGGTGGAATAGTCGAGGTGCTCGCAAGATGGCCTTAGATACTGTCAgagcaagaaaaaaaaaagaaaaaacatatgCAGGCACACAGTCAAAATTGTCACATCCATGGAACTTAATATCCTTGAGTTGTGCTTCAGTGTTGCATTATTTTTCCGGGATGTGTGATCTAAGTTGATATAATTCCTCTTGTCCATTAGAAATGAAGGTAATTGGAAATGGAAATTCATGGAATATATGcatatttgatttctttctttctttttttccctttttaatccAGGCAAACCATAGATTCTCAACGAAGTTGCAAAGACGTATATATGGTCATGCAACTGATGTTGCAATTCGCCCTCTAAATGAAGAAAAGGCAGTTCAAGCTGCTGCTGATCTTCTAGGTGAACTCTTTGTGTTCTCGGTAATGTTGTCTCTATGTCCTTAATTTGTTATATTGCACAGATATTTTCTCGTAGGGATAATGATTATTGATCATCATGACAATGTGTTTGGAGATGCTGATTTATTTACTGATGAGAGCACTGAGCACCCTTGTTTATGTCCTATTCCACTTATGATGCAACCAACAAGTTCTTTTACATATTTTCATAGTGGACCGTAGCCAGGATGTTAGTTATCCAAAACTTAATTTAATATTCTAGGTGTAATGCAGAATGCATGGCATCTTATGCTTCAGAATTCATATATCAAGCAGCTAGTTTTTAAAATTGAAATCTGAACACTGATGTCTTCTGAAATCGGTATCACTGAATAATCCAAAATCACTGAACTCTTAAGTACCCGAAATATTGATTTGTTGTAACAACCAAGTTGTCTCTTTTATATATGTGCACCAAAGCGTAAAAGATGTTGACTTTATATGTCTAATATGGTCATGTTACTGGCAGCATATATGTTTCAATTATGTTATTTATTTCAGAAAGAACAGCACAAAGATTGTGCAGTTAGAAGTGACAAAATACATACTCcaagagaaaaaacaaaaagataagaATCCCCCTACAACAAAAACTTACAAGGATTCTATGATGTCAAGTATGGAGTCACTATCATTTACAGGGcatttttttttgtcaaaagcCACCATTGTggtggtgggggtgggggtggggggaggTTTAGGCAGACACCCCGACTAGTGAATTATAACATAAAAAGAGTACATGGAGGAGGATGTAGACCCTAGTCTCCAATACAATTACATAAGTGTTCAGAATACAACAAAATAAAGGAACTCTCCTCCTTTACACTATGAACTTTGTATTCTAGGTTAAAGTTAGTTAAAAACCATAGAAATATATTATTGTAACTACCCGTAATCAAAAGTGAAGTTTCTTCTTTGCGCTTTGATCTGAAGGACTAGTATGCCATTGATGCCATTCTTCAAATTGTTTTTAGCTTTCAAAGGGAGAGTTAAATCCTGTGTGAAGAATGAACTTTGCATTGTGTGCTCTCCAAAGTTAGCTAAAAAGTCAGCTATACAGTTCACTTCCCTGTAACAATGCTGGAAAACAAAATTACCTCGCACTTTTAGCTCTAAAAATCTTCCTGATGATATGTTTGACTTGCCATGGTATAGCATGTGTCCCGTTAATCATTCCAATAGACCAAAGAGTTAGATTCAACTATAACATTCAAGCAGCCCATGTTAATACTCCATTGAACTCCCATAAGCACTTCTAGAGCCTCTGCCACATTGTTAGAAGTTGGAACATGCCCCAAAATAATTTGCATATGCCATGACTAGCTGACCCTTATCATCTCTCAAAATACCACCACCTCCTTCTCTGCCTGGGTTGCCTTTACTGCACCCATCAATGTTTAATTTATACATCAAAGGATTGGGATTGATCCATTTCAAACACTGAATATCAAGCTTAGGCATAAGTTTTTCAACTTGATCACTTGCAACATGCCATTGCTCATCCAATACAAGTGAAGGAAATTGGGAAGAAATCAGTAATTTCATTTAGTAGATAACTTGATTTATAATTCTCCCTGGAGTACATCTTGTATCCTCATATTTGGAGCTACACCTTGCTTTCCACAACTCCCAGCAGATGACTGAAGGTAAGCATTGGAGCAGAAAAGATTGTACCCTGTTTTTTGGTTTCATGAGCCACCACTTCATCAGAGTTGATCTAATACTACTTTGATTTAAGCTAACCCCACAAGTTCCAGAGAAAATTAGGTCCCCATTATTGAATAAATGATCAATACTCTTTGTATCTGCATTTATACAACAAAGACACTTAGAAGGTCCAATGATTCCTTGGCAAAACATCATCAGTAGGCAATTTATGGGATAATAATCTGAGCATAAAAAAGGAAACTTTGAAAGGAACTTTGTGATGCCATATCTTGGTTGTAGAAAGAGTGACATTCTTGGTCCTCCTCAAAGTTTTCCAAGCTGATTTGCAAGAAAAAAGCCCTTGCTGGTCAAGTGTCCAAACTGGAAAGTTGTTAGACTCTTCATGAATTGTGACCCCCTGAATTTTTGACACTAGATGATCAGGAAGATGCTCGTGTAGTTTGGCCAAATTTCTTGTTCTATCCTCCATAAATTCAGCCACTCTAATTTTCTTGGATTTATAGGAATGAGGAAAGAATTGAGCTAGGGGGCCTAGTCCCACCCAATTCTCCCACCAAAAGGAGAGATCTCCGGTAGCAACTTTCCGGAGAATAAACTGTTCACATTCCTTTCTGAGCCCCAAAATTCTCTTCCAAGTATGAGATTGTCCTGCAGCCCATTTTTGGAAACAGGGTGAGCCCTTGAGTCACAGATAAAACATGGAGAGGTAAAGAAAGCAGCACGGCTTTGATTAAAACTGCTCTGCCACCAAAAGATAAGATTTTTCCTTGCTAGCCCTGTAGCCTTTTGGAGAATTTGTCAACAAAATCCCCAAAATATACCACTTTCTTTCTTCCAACATAAATAGGGCACTCCTCAAAACATCTGGAGTTCCTTTCATTCAAGACAGTCCACCAAATACAGGTTGGGATCATCTGCCACCATTTCTTTTGCCTAACACCATCAGTCATACCACTCCAACATCTCAAGAGGTCAGTTGTATCCTTTGGCATGACCCAATTCATTCTGACTATACTCAGAAACAAGTGCCACAAATGAGAAGTAACCACACAGTGTAGGAACAAATGAGAGTTATCTTCAGCCTCCCTTTCACTTAAATAACATCTGGAACTCAGATAATAAACCCTCCTCATTAGTTTTTCATGTGTCAGACAAGCTTGTCTAGCCACTAACTAGACGAAGACTAGCACCTTAGAGGGTACATTTACCTTCCAAATCTGTTTCCAAGGCGGCCTCTACCAATGTGGATGTTGTCCATTTGACTTTTGTAAGCTGAATTCACTGAGAAAAGCCTAGCACTTGACCCTTTCCATACCAGGGAATCCTCGCATCCTCTGAGGCCTTGCAAATGATCAAGTTGATTTAACAATGCAGCAACTCTGTCATCCCAGTCATTGAGCATCCTTCTGAAGTTCAAATTACAGCCCTGTTGTCCGCTTATTTCTTCCACCTTTGCATGTGTGTTTGATGCTGTCAGAAACAGATCAGGATACTGATCTTCTAGAGGACCATGTCCTATCCACTTGTCATCCCAAAAGGCAGCCCTCCACCTTGGCCTGTGTGTTTGATGCTATGTTTCAATTGTGTTATATGTTATACTCCAtccgtttcagtttatgtgaacttatttcttTTTTAGTTCATGTCAAAAAGAACGACCCCTTTCCtcatttggaaacaatttacctttatgcaatgatttatagccacacaaaatatatgtgcctcattttacaccacaagtttaaaagtcttcttttttctcttaaactccgtgcccagtcaaataggttcacaaaAATTAAAACGAGGGAGTATTTATTAAAGTGCGTTCATATAGTTTCTAGTGCTCCATCTACCGAAAATCTTGCTTTACATTCCTTTTTCAGTTGTCTGAAAATGTTCTCCACTTTTGATTAGAAACTTTGAATACATTACACATAGTTACATACCGCAAAAAGTTTCAAAATTCCGACCTTGTTTTTAAACTCTCTGTACTATTTTATCATCTTCTCCGCCATTTTTTAATTCATTTTAATAACGGTGGTGTCCAGGCTTAACCTTGACTATTCAACTAGACTAGATAACGAATTTTTAACTACTTATGCCATGTGGCTTTTTTCTAggttgccacttggcttaaggagagcgcttttcctctccttttaataatttatagatatagatatagatataatagagatatttatttaaatattCAGGTAATATTTTTGAGTGTTATTAAAATACTTTCACATTACTTCTATAATagagatatttatttaaaattttattttgttgcttgcaatttttttaataaaaaaaaataattattacccAACCTAACTAACTTGTGCTTTtccctctccttttaataatatatatccAATATTTAGTATTATTGAATTGTTAATAGAAACTTTTATTAGCATGttactttattttaatttttgtatgctactttctttttataatataatagatgatacatattttttttattttatattttattctattattctcaataatattttttgaataaataaactttttatttttaaaaagaaaaacaaaacttataaaaaacaaaacaacaacaacaacaacaacaacccagtgtaattccacaagtggggtctggggagggtaatatgtacgcagaccttacctctaccccgagggacagagaggctgtttccaggagaccctcggctcaaagaggctgtttccacatCAGTAGCAATTGAACACCACGAAGGTCATATGTGTTTAATAGTACTCAATCATTAAGTAAAGGACCAAAGTTGATGTTCCGGCTTTAAAATCTGATGCAAGTTTAGGGGCTGTTGGGCCTTTTTGCGTTTTCATAAACGGCAGGAAGATCAATAATATGACCTAAGAAATGTCTGTGGAAACATTCTCGAGAACAGTCGGCCCTTTGCTTTGATTAGCAGAGCATATATTCCATAACAGGGGATGTGGACCGCAGCCAAACCAAGATACCACAAAGGTGCCCATGGAGTGTTAAGTTCCAAGAAAGGATATGGCCACCAATataaaaaacaaagaaattttaaattggcagtttttttattttttttgtaattttagttttttattttaaaataattttaaaactccaacttgaaactaccctCCAATTTGAATGgacaatttttttaattttcgttttttattataaaatattttattttcttattttatagatatttaaattcaaaaagaataaccaataactaattattaaccaAATAACTAAGTATTAACTACTTATGCCATGTGGCTTTTTCCTAGGCTGTCACTTGGCTTAAGGAGAAGGacttttcctctccttttaaaaagaaaaaaaaaatattaaaaaaaacaaagaaattttaaattggcagttcttttttttttttgtgtaattttaattttttattttaaaataattttaaaactccaacttgaaactactctccAATTTGAATGGACAGtttttttaattttcgtttttattataaaatattttattttattattttatagaaatttaaattcaaaaccaataaccaataactaattattaaccaaataactaattattaactactTATGCTATGTGGCTTTTTCTaggctgccacttggcttaaggagagggcttattcctctccttttaataatatatagataactaattattaactactTATGCTATGTGACTTTTTTCTAGGCTGTCACTTGGCTTAAGGAGAGGGCTTattcctctccttttaatataatatatagatATTGATACTTGCATCTTTCCACCGGTATAGGTAGTGAGTAACTCTACCCGTCAAGGTTTAGGCTGAACAAATGAGAAGAAACCACTGTGCCTTTTGCCTCTGTTAGGATTTGAACCCTATGCTCCTATGGTTCTCGTTCCAGCTTCATTGACCGTTAGTCCATGCTCATCTAGGCCACTATTCTGCAGCACAAAATTAAAAATGGCTTCACATGTTTCTTTACAAATAGTAAATGGTTCACGTTTCAGCTTTTATCTTAATAATTGAGCCAAATCAAACTAATCACACAAACTGGGACGGA
Coding sequences:
- the LOC104227682 gene encoding uncharacterized protein gives rise to the protein MILPVFKLGTLALRSFCKPIGRRIKKEAGYHPRFRTFIINIAQANHRFSTKLQRRIYGHATDVAIRPLNEEKAVQAAADLLGELFVFSVAGAAVIFEVQRSSRSEARKEELRKQELEAMKQRDEELSREIEFLKNRVIELERHAKTRGLSSIFSIGNAESTKDKVKAG